aaatatatattatataattaagttaacaGATTTACGGaggttataatttttgtagaatACAAGTTATTTGTATAGGCTTTAACTAATTAACTCGAAGTACTTTGCTGCTGACAAGCAAGCTGATTGCAAGTGTAAAAGCATCATTATTCATAATCATAACCTCAAGTTTAGTTAGTTTTTTAGTtaagcataattattatcaaaatgatattatattgctttttAAGTGTTGACTAGCAATTAAAGCATTgaaacaaaatcattattgAATACTGCTGAAAATTGCTTCTCAATTTTCCATgcggcataataatatattagcggttattcattgtttttacaaattatttaagttattattaaatcatttcaaTTTTACTGACCTTCTTTATTGCGAGCTTTCTTCTTAGTTCCATCTTtctcctataaaaaaaatatttgtatcattattatcaataatttttacaattttattttgaaatttgaataatccatcataattttatttaagaatacttCATTcaatacagaaaataatactacataaataactaaaggattacaatatttgtgaagcatttatttatatggaatTAAGCagatataatcaaaataaaaatcttaacaaCAAGTGattacaaaattgaattaataatataaatttgaaatatgaatAGGTAGTCTAATTTAGAATGCTGATAAAAATACTTcatttgtaaacaaaatacatatttagaaatttgtgttaaatatttcaaacacaagacataatatttttgtttgacaaCTTTAAAAAACGTTAACTTTCTTCTTCTagccataataaaattaactaatctataaatatttatatttaagtataaagtatttttatggctgtaaaacaaaaaatattaatcaataaaaatgattgagcaatttatgaattttccaattacaaaataatttagatattatttctaagctattgcaatagtatattttctttttttgaactaattaaatttaaaaaatcatacatcAAAATACGAATCTGTCATTCtttcatataaatttgtaatacacttaaaactgaaaaaagaataaagtacttaaaattaatttaacacaatttaaaatgtaaatcatatttaagaaaattaagaaAAGAGTAACATTTGTGACAATTCCTagaaactgaaaaaataatctttaagattaaaaagaaatacttttctatgttttatttttaataatagtttataaagatTAATTTCAATGatctttttaaaagtaattacttaaaaaaaaacaactaataatacaaaagtagaaatttaaattgttataataatataaatgataatactatttatcaaaattctaagataattaactaattacaGTGATTGCAAAaaaggaaatattttaaataattaataaaatttaaaactaattttgtttaatcagTAAAATAGTTATGTAATTCATACTATAGAAAAATCACCTGTTGTAAGAAATGTAGATACTAACTAAAagccaaaataaaaactgtgtgatgcaaacaaaaacaataacagtGTTTTGTATAATGTCTAACAGAGAACTATGaccaaaaaaatgaattaaatcaataaactaataaaatgtataaaattgaagACAAAAGCACATAGGCAAACCTTTTTTGCAGGATTAAGGGTTTGGGTTACGATGAATGGTTTTTCAATTATAGCAGCCGGTTCTACGGGTGTAGGATGTGTGGACGTATTGCTTGTTGATGTTGTCAAACTAAACGGTAACAAAGACCGTGTTTTTGACTTCTTCCAGTCCTGTggtgatattttatacaaaactaatttgttttcttttatttttttgtaacttaaatgcttatttattttttaaaaatttaaattaaaaattaaaataattgaccgACTGGGTTAGAAACATATGTTACAATTGCTCAAACAATATACGCCACTTgagtaaatactataaaaccaCTAGGGGTTATCAAAGTGtcaaggaaaatatttttatagtttatttaaaaacttacagTTTTTTCATCAAAGAATCCAGTGTCATCAGTTCTTTGTTGTCCTAAAAGTCTATCAGTTTCTAAGTCTGTATCAGCTtcttctaataattaaatatgtataagtaaaactaaaaacaatgattaaaaataaataataactatatatttaccttCGTCGCCACTAGGTCCAGAACCAGTACCTCTAtgcctaataaaaaaaagtatacttataaataaattattttaaatcttaatctaatgtttattaatatttcataccaatatacaattgtatttataatcattgataagaaatattagtaaacaataattttaccttGGTACCCAAATCGGTAAATCTTCAGTTTTGGCAGTATTTGAATTCGTACTATCTTTGCTAGGACTGCAACCTGGCGATATATCATCATCTACATTAGtagtttttaatggttttgttTGTCTAAGACTAGATCTTATTTCATGAATAGCAGCCTCAACTAAATCAGCAGATTCATTTGCACTACGGTGTGCTGTTGGTGCTGGCGGAGGAGGTGTTCTACTCTCATCAGGCCTCACTAAAACCAAACATATGCTTTGTATTAagtcatttgtttttaagagataggaatacattaaaaaaaaaaaaatgatattttgtatgtgtTGTGTAATTATTAGGGATAGGTTCTCTAACAGTTcaaaattcagaaaaaaatttaagttttaattcaaacatttcaaataaattgaatagttCAGgcataatcaaatttaatatgtttgaatatgacagcaaattaaatttaaattatttttgttaaatgttaacattattttactattaatatattttaaattttgctatagttaaaattataaaattctatagtTCAAAAGTTCAAAGTTTAAGTTTATGAAAACTGATGTTTGACCCATccctaattattaaatttcaatcttAATGAAGTTATATgaaaagtttttcttttttatatttcttatataatcaaaaaagtttttaatttttaataacttaaattaggTACAACCCCTCTTTTAACTTAGACTTGACTTTGAAATATCAAGAtactagtttatttataaaattttttgaaaaacaaaccTAATGAATCCAATAACTGAATTCCAGTTTCTTGGCTATTGGAAAGTACCTCACTTGCATTTGCATCAATGCTATCACATTTACTGGCCCTATTTGTACGTTCTATTATTTCTCTTTCAATCTCACTAATTTGTCTTTTCATTAACAATACCTAAGAACataaacagtatattttattaatcatgtaaacataaaatattcattacataCAGTTGGATTGTTATTATCTGTATCACTAGTATGACCACTAGACAGTCCATCTTCTAAGACTGGCATGGTGATACATGTTACACCACATAATGGAATAAGGTGTTGACCATCTACCATAGAGGATGATTCTCCATCACTACCCATACCAGCATCTTCACAGTCTGTTACTTCAGGTGATAAAGTCACATTACGACTATACCTTCCAACACAGctctaaagaaatatttatcatacaacATGTTATTCACAACatcaatcattaaataattatacatacttgATGAACCCCAGCTAAACATCGAGATCCATCTGATGACGAATCATGTTTAAGTGGGGATAACTGTGAATTTTTGTGGACATCTTCATTTGATAGATGCATACCAACATATGTATTACCTTGTTCAGAAACTGGTATTCTTCGTCGCAATTCATACTCCAAATCCTAGACAAGAAATGTATTaagttaacaaataaaatcatcatatgaatatattattaataattaacaatacaatatacaaataaatcctaattattaaaaattataaaataaagggtGATTcacctaacataatattatcttcaacATTAGCATTTACTAACTTAATGACTGTTAAATACACATggctttgaaaatatataaacaaaacaatcaaaaattatcatcACACTGTccacatatattttttctcaagTGAAACAAGGTCTACAAGACTTAATTTACAGTCTAGGACAGTGGTTCTTAACCGGAGTTCGGTGGACTTATTATAAgtgttttgacaaaattttaaaatcagtgaaaaaaatttttattaagtatttctaGTTTTATTCTCTTAAcattttgacttttaaaacaaaacactaAGATATAAGACATTTTACTAACATATTTGCAAACtgttttatgtaaaacattaatttattattgtttgatatattaaaaaattaatataactactgttttattttacggcTGTGTTCCGCGAAAaccttataaaatgttaagtattccGTCATTCGAAAAGGCTAAGAACCACTGGTCTAGGACAGTAGTTTTCAATAAGTGTGCCGTGAccttatgagttttttttataataattataattaataaaaacataatataaaaatctatataataaaatataaatgaacattaatgcataataaaatttacagaaGTGTCCAGTACTACCTAGTGCACTTTAATCTCAAAAATTCAATAGTCAATATAATTCCAGTACAAACATTTATGGTCTCCTATTTGtgctataaattttatactatattccaagacaatattataaataattgtatagtaataGAAAAGGGATAATGGTCAATTAAtgtcaattaaatattcatcaatAGGTTTACAGCTGGGATTATGAACAATTAaagtagataaatttaaaaattccaaaaattttaattcattttagaaTCACAGtagtttcaaaacaaaatgggAGTGAACATATTTAGTGAATCAcactatataacaaaataatttaatttcttctatacaaattaaataaaaactcaaattaaaaatattataattaatatcccaatataaatatattattgtatacctgGAATTGCAACGGCTGAGTATCCTGATTTTCAGCTCCAGATTTAAAGAATTCTTCTAAAACTTTTCTGGTCTCTGaaaattcatacaaataatCGAAATTCATTGTTGGAGATGGACTGGAAGACCTAGAATCATCTTGAATCACTctctaagaaaaaatattaaattattaggattataaacacaataatattaatactatgtatacaaCAAATATACTTGAGGAAATCCTGGCCGGGGCATATAAAGTGTAGGAGATGATAATAAAGATGGCATTGATTGTTCTTCCTCCCTGTATTGTTTTGGTGATCCATTAAAATCATTAGCCTGAATTTCACACTGAGATCTAACTAATGCATCAGTGTTTTCAGTGCTTGATATTTCTGATCGATTGCTATTtgcaatcatatttatatcacCATTTTGACTAGTCTAtaagaaatacaaataataataaatattaaaatttaaagaaaatatctatacatactttataatttaaatggtgTTGACAAGGATCAATAGTTTGATACGCATTTTTATGATGATGCATCCCATAGTGCCCAATTGAAGTTTCATGTTGAACTTTATCCCACATGTCATTATGTATATCATCAAACAAAACTGGATCATCTAATTCTAaatgaatagtaaataaaatacattttattcttataattgtttacataCCTAAGGATAATGGTCGTTGATGTTTAGTAGGTTTTACATCAGTAGAAAATACGGCTTCAGAAATTTCACGTGAAGATTCAGTATTTGAAACATCAAGTCCtctacaaaatacaattaaaaattaaatttaaaataaaataaaaatattatttaattgtaaatattataattaagttaggcaccataaaattataaaattgtccaataaaatatcaaattaaatctttaacttACCTATTGCGAAGTTCCCAAACCCGACCAGGTGATTTGATCCAATCAACTTCAGTAGGCAAAGGTAATTGACGGGTTTTTCGTCCAGGTTTACTTCGGCTTTGACTATAGACTTCTCGACCTCCAGCTATTTCTATTATTCTGTAAGTTAACcacaaatatgattaattattttattgattattttcaacattctTAGATAgtttaccaaaataatattaacaaacctTGAATCTCTCAATTTATATGTAGATTGATGTGATGTTGagttgattttatttgagtTTCTTGTTCGGTTAGCAGCCCCAATGTCACACATGCCTCCAGATTCACTGGATGCATTTTTGATATCAGATTCATCATCATCGTCTTCATCcatgttttcattaatttcttcTTCATCGTCTTCAATACTAGTTTCTAATGATGAATCTTGACTAGCATCACTATCACTTCTTCTGCGAGCTCGAAATTTTCTTATTCCACGGATGTTACGCTTTCTAGTACCATTTCCACGTATGTTATCACacctatttaataatgcaggattatttataattaaccttaaaattaaaataaagtacaacccatttaaaacaatattcaagggaataatttaaaaatgtattaaattggaCTTTTTCATCAAGGGACTTTGGGAAAGATGGGATATTAAGCAGAAAATCTTATTAagcttattgtatatttataattagtacctatttcTTTGCCGTTCATTTGACTGAGTCAAATCCATGTCATGGTCTGTGTCGTCGTCACAAAGGGGATTTAAATTTAGGTCTGTAGATCGTACAGTAGATGGGCGACACTTAGggaaaatttttgataaatcatCATTGTCCAGTTTCAAGCCTATCATAGCTTTTCAAAATACGGGTCCCACCGTTTCtgaaatctaaaacaaaacaaaaaatatacatatattatagtattatagtttacaaaataattaactattgttaacacttgaataataaattattataatgtcctaaaaaatataacaactacCTATGGATTTTGCtggagttaaataaatattaggtagaatatttgaaaacaatactGGGTGGatgttaaaatttctttttcttaGTAAACAgccattattaaaaacatatgcaATTTG
The DNA window shown above is from Aphis gossypii isolate Hap1 chromosome 2, ASM2018417v2, whole genome shotgun sequence and carries:
- the LOC114125090 gene encoding uncharacterized protein LOC114125090 isoform X7; translation: MIGLKLDNDDLSKIFPKCRPSTVRSTDLNLNPLCDDDTDHDMDLTQSNERQRNRCDNIRGNGTRKRNIRGIRKFRARRRSDSDASQDSSLETSIEDDEEEINENMDEDDDDESDIKNASSESGGMCDIGAANRTRNSNKINSTSHQSTYKLRDSRIIEIAGGREVYSQSRSKPGRKTRQLPLPTEVDWIKSPGRVWELRNRGLDVSNTESSREISEAVFSTDVKPTKHQRPLSLELDDPVLFDDIHNDMWDKVQHETSIGHYGMHHHKNAYQTIDPCQHHLNYKTSQNGDINMIANSNRSEISSTENTDALVRSQCEIQANDFNGSPKQYREEEQSMPSLLSSPTLYMPRPGFPQRVIQDDSRSSSPSPTMNFDYLYEFSETRKVLEEFFKSGAENQDTQPLQFQDLEYELRRRIPVSEQGNTYVGMHLSNEDVHKNSQLSPLKHDSSSDGSRCLAGVHQSCVGRYSRNVTLSPEVTDCEDAGMGSDGESSSMVDGQHLIPLCGVTCITMPVLEDGLSSGHTSDTDNNNPTVLLMKRQISEIEREIIERTNRASKCDSIDANASEVLSNSQETGIQLLDSLVRPDESRTPPPPAPTAHRSANESADLVEAAIHEIRSSLRQTKPLKTTNVDDDISPGCSPSKDSTNSNTAKTEDLPIWVPRHRGTGSGPSGDEEEADTDLETDRLLGQQRTDDTGFFDEKTEKDGTKKKARNKEVMIHEPAVLIEGVLFRARYLGSTQLACEGQPTKSTRMMQAEEAVSRIKAPDGETQPSTEVDLFISTEKIMVLNTDLKEIMMDHALRTISYIADIGELVVLMARRRCFLTHQPSDSTTETSLVPSSVNGVDKTANNRTPKMICHVFESDEAQFIAQSIGQAFQVAYMEFLKANGIEDHSFVKEMDYQEVLNSQEIFGDELQMFAKKELQKEVVVPKSKGEILGVVIVESGWGSMLPTVVIANLAPAGAAARCGQLNIGDQIIAINGVSLVGLPLSTCQNYIKNSKPQTVIKLTVVPCAPVVEVKIKRPDTKYQLGFSVQNGVICSLLRGGIAERGGVRVGHRIIEINNQSVVAVPHEKIVNLLATSVGEILMKTMPTSMFRLLTGQETPVFI
- the LOC114125090 gene encoding uncharacterized protein LOC114125090 isoform X6, whose product is MIGLKLDNDDLSKIFPKCRPSTVRSTDLNLNPLCDDDTDHDMDLTQSNERQRNRCDNIRGNGTRKRNIRGIRKFRARRRSDSDASQDSSLETSIEDDEEEINENMDEDDDDESDIKNASSESGGMCDIGAANRTRNSNKINSTSHQSTYKLRDSRIIEIAGGREVYSQSRSKPGRKTRQLPLPTEVDWIKSPGRVWELRNRGLDVSNTESSREISEAVFSTDVKPTKHQRPLSLELDDPVLFDDIHNDMWDKVQHETSIGHYGMHHHKNAYQTIDPCQHHLNYKTSQNGDINMIANSNRSEISSTENTDALVRSQCEIQANDFNGSPKQYREEEQSMPSLLSSPTLYMPRPGFPQRVIQDDSRSSSPSPTMNFDYLYEFSETRKVLEEFFKSGAENQDTQPLQFQDLEYELRRRIPVSEQGNTYVGMHLSNEDVHKNSQLSPLKHDSSSDGSRCLAGVHQSCVGRYSRNVTLSPEVTDCEDAGMGSDGESSSMVDGQHLIPLCGVTCITMPVLEDGLSSGHTSDTDNNNPTVLLMKRQISEIEREIIERTNRASKCDSIDANASEVLSNSQETGIQLLDSLVRPDESRTPPPPAPTAHRSANESADLVEAAIHEIRSSLRQTKPLKTTNVDDDISPGCSPSKDSTNSNTAKTEDLPIWVPRHRGTGSGPSGDEEEADTDLETDRLLGQQRTDDTGFFDEKTEKDGTKKKARNKEGIPQHQTVMIHEPAVLIEGVLFRARYLGSTQLACEGQPTKSTRMMQAEEAVSRIKAPDGETQPSTEVDLFISTEKIMVLNTDLKEIMMDHALRTISYIADIGELVVLMARRRCFLTHQPSDSTTETSLVPSSVNGVDKTANNRTPKMICHVFESDEAQFIAQSIGQAFQVAYMEFLKANGIEDHSFVKEMDYQEVLNSQEIFGDELQMFAKKELQKEVVVPKSKGEILGVVIVESGWGSMLPTVVIANLAPAGAAARCGQLNIGDQIIAINGVSLVGLPLSTCQNYIKNSKPQTVIKLTVVPCAPVVEVKIKRPDTKYQLGFSVQNGVICSLLRGGIAERGGVRVGHRIIEINNQSVVAVPHEKIVNLLATSVGEILMKTMPTSMFRLLTGQETPVFI